The Candidatus Bathyarchaeota archaeon genomic interval AGATGCTACTCCCGCTTTCATATCTCCTGCTCCCCTTCCATATATGAAATCGCCTTCAATTTCCCCACCCCAAGGATCTCGAGTCCATTGCTCTATAGGTTCTGGACTAACTACATCTATATGACCATTAAGACAAATTGATTTCCCGCTTCCTATTCCCTTTAAAATTCCAACCACATTAGGACGATTTTTATAACCAAATTTGGTATAAGAAGTTGTTTCGAAATAATCCTCACTTTTTTGTAAGATTTCAACATCAGGATGGACAAACTTAGGATTTAAGTCTAATTCTCCAAATTTTTTATATATGAATTTTTGGATCTCTTCCTCCTCTCCAGAAACACTTGGAATCTGAACTAGATTTTGGATAAATTTCACTAATTTATCCTTA includes:
- a CDS encoding M20/M25/M40 family metallo-hydrolase; the encoded protein is MNSEELPPIIWVRKNKDKLVKFIQNLVQIPSVSGEEEEIQKFIYKKFGELDLNPKFVHPDVEILQKSEDYFETTSYTKFGYKNRPNVVGILKGIGSGKSICLNGHIDVVSPEPIEQWTRDPWGGEIEGDFIYGRGAGDMKAGVASIIFALQALKETKTRLNGDVFIETTIEEEDGGVGGAL